Proteins from a genomic interval of Niabella soli DSM 19437:
- a CDS encoding SDR family NAD(P)-dependent oxidoreductase: protein MNKIVFITGATAGFGAACARKFAANQYDVIITGRRLERLEQLAAELAAQYNIDVLPLHFDVRNRDAVLGSINTLPGKWKKIDVLINNAGLAAGKDDFDKAGLDDWDTMVDTNLKGFAYVAQAVSQLMVPHKRGHIINLGSTAAKYVYAQGNMYCATKHAVDALSHAMRIDLLPYHIKVTAIHPGAADTEFSMVRFKGDRIAADKVYEGLIPLAAADVAETIFYCTTLPDHVCINDLVITCTQQADSFYSVKN, encoded by the coding sequence ATGAATAAAATTGTTTTTATCACGGGAGCCACGGCGGGTTTTGGTGCTGCATGCGCCCGCAAATTTGCAGCCAACCAATATGATGTGATCATCACCGGCAGAAGGCTGGAGCGCCTGGAGCAACTGGCCGCCGAGCTAGCTGCGCAATACAACATAGACGTTTTGCCCTTGCATTTTGATGTACGCAACCGGGATGCTGTTCTTGGCAGCATCAATACCCTCCCGGGAAAATGGAAAAAAATAGACGTATTAATAAATAATGCGGGACTGGCTGCAGGAAAAGATGATTTTGATAAAGCCGGCTTAGACGATTGGGATACCATGGTCGATACCAATCTTAAAGGTTTTGCTTATGTGGCACAGGCCGTTTCCCAACTGATGGTTCCGCACAAAAGAGGGCATATTATTAATCTGGGTTCCACTGCTGCTAAATATGTATATGCCCAGGGCAATATGTACTGTGCCACCAAACATGCGGTGGACGCGCTCTCTCATGCCATGCGCATCGACCTGCTGCCTTATCACATTAAAGTAACAGCGATCCATCCCGGTGCCGCTGATACCGAATTTTCAATGGTACGTTTCAAAGGAGATCGCATCGCAGCCGATAAAGTGTATGAGGGCCTGATTCCCCTGGCAGCGGCGGATGTTGCTGAAACCATTTTTTATTGCACTACTCTTCCTGATCACGTTTGCATTAACGACCTGGTGATCACCTGTACCCAACAGGCAGACTCTTTTTACTCCGTTAAGAACTGA
- a CDS encoding alpha/beta fold hydrolase, whose amino-acid sequence MEKKTITIDNKLISYKTEGAGLPVVLLHGFGEDGTVWENQAAYLRRNYQVIIPDIPGSGDSELTADVSMEGIADTVQLILDEEELDSVVLIGHSMGGYATMAFVEKYPHLLDGFGLFHSTAAADTEAKKETRRKGIAFIEKNGARAFLETTIPNLFSDTTKEQNPGLIPSFTESLPHFSKAALKAYYEAMIARPEHIDLFSKTELPVLFIIGEKDNVISFEDILKQASMPRISHINVLHQSGHMGMLEEPAAANAAIEAFLMSLK is encoded by the coding sequence ATGGAAAAGAAAACAATTACAATTGACAATAAACTGATCAGCTATAAAACAGAAGGTGCAGGCCTTCCTGTGGTATTGCTGCATGGATTTGGTGAAGATGGCACTGTTTGGGAGAACCAGGCGGCCTATCTGCGACGCAATTACCAGGTGATCATCCCTGATATTCCCGGAAGTGGTGATTCGGAGCTTACGGCTGATGTAAGTATGGAGGGTATTGCCGATACAGTGCAACTGATCCTTGATGAAGAGGAGCTTGATTCGGTGGTGCTGATCGGCCACAGCATGGGCGGCTACGCCACTATGGCCTTTGTTGAAAAATATCCGCATTTACTGGATGGCTTTGGCTTATTTCATTCCACGGCAGCGGCAGACACCGAAGCCAAAAAAGAAACCCGGAGGAAAGGCATTGCCTTTATCGAAAAAAACGGCGCCCGGGCTTTTCTGGAAACAACGATACCGAATCTCTTTTCCGATACAACAAAAGAACAAAATCCCGGATTGATACCCTCTTTCACTGAATCGCTGCCCCATTTTTCAAAAGCGGCGCTGAAGGCCTACTATGAAGCCATGATCGCCCGGCCGGAGCATATCGACCTGTTTTCGAAGACAGAGCTCCCTGTGCTCTTTATTATTGGTGAAAAGGACAACGTCATTTCTTTCGAAGATATTCTGAAACAAGCTTCCATGCCGCGTATTTCCCATATCAATGTGCTTCACCAATCAGGCCATATGGGCATGCTGGAGGAACCGGCAGCAGCAAATGCTGCTATCGAAGCCTTTTTAATGAGCCTAAAATAG
- the lnt gene encoding apolipoprotein N-acyltransferase has translation MSATKYTGLIRSVIAGLMLWAAWPTSPLTLLIFVAWVPLFFVAENTDSWKNFFGYTYLTMLLWNVLTTWWVAEASVPGGIGAFMANSLLMCIPWIAYYFTKNYFNRVVSGLALIAFWMTYEFIHLNWDLSWPWLSLGNVFAAHPTWVQWYEYTGTAGGSLWVLLSNVLVFNVFMKYQEEGRSAGYFRLAVAWVATLCIPLALSLLAKQNLTLLHNKYNVVAVQPNYDPYNDKFVAGKQEEQLHELISLSQKAIDVNTALVVWPETAVPYIVAEDQLKQNMFLNPLWAFLKSNPNLNLLTGLEGRKQFPTKVSRFAVPLPDGSFVEGYNSAALFDSSGAQIYHKSKLVPGVEVLPGFLSFMAPVFEKFGGTGGGYAADTTEKVLHTSNHIFNISPAVCYESIYGDHLSKFNRQGADLIVVITNDGWWGNTQGYKQHMQYARLRAIESRKWVVRSANTGISCFIDPFGNVIKQLPWNTKGILKQTVAAFVTETFYTKHGDWLSKIITLLTIGFLLLLCYQMIRKKSA, from the coding sequence ATGAGCGCAACAAAATACACCGGACTCATCCGATCCGTTATCGCAGGCCTTATGCTTTGGGCTGCCTGGCCTACATCTCCTTTAACGCTGCTGATATTTGTGGCCTGGGTCCCCCTGTTTTTTGTTGCTGAAAACACTGATTCCTGGAAGAATTTTTTTGGTTATACTTACCTCACAATGCTCCTTTGGAACGTCTTGACCACCTGGTGGGTGGCCGAAGCCAGTGTGCCGGGCGGCATTGGAGCGTTTATGGCAAACAGCCTGCTGATGTGTATTCCCTGGATAGCTTATTATTTTACAAAAAATTATTTCAATCGCGTTGTGTCCGGCCTGGCGCTGATCGCCTTTTGGATGACCTACGAGTTCATTCATCTGAACTGGGACCTGAGCTGGCCCTGGCTTTCTTTGGGTAATGTATTCGCAGCGCACCCCACCTGGGTACAGTGGTACGAATATACCGGCACCGCGGGTGGCAGTTTATGGGTGCTGCTCAGTAATGTACTTGTTTTTAATGTGTTCATGAAATACCAGGAAGAGGGCCGGAGCGCCGGGTATTTTAGACTGGCAGTGGCATGGGTGGCTACGCTTTGTATACCATTGGCGCTGTCACTTCTCGCAAAACAAAACCTGACGCTGCTGCATAATAAATATAATGTGGTAGCAGTGCAACCGAATTATGATCCTTATAATGATAAGTTTGTTGCAGGCAAACAGGAAGAACAACTGCATGAACTAATTTCCTTGTCGCAAAAAGCAATAGATGTCAACACTGCATTGGTAGTATGGCCCGAAACGGCCGTTCCTTATATAGTAGCTGAAGATCAGTTGAAACAGAATATGTTCCTGAACCCCCTTTGGGCTTTTCTGAAGAGCAATCCTAACCTCAACCTGCTGACGGGACTTGAAGGGAGAAAACAGTTCCCAACTAAAGTAAGCCGGTTTGCCGTGCCGCTACCGGACGGTTCTTTTGTAGAAGGTTATAATAGCGCTGCTCTATTTGATAGCAGCGGCGCACAGATCTATCATAAATCAAAACTGGTGCCCGGCGTGGAGGTACTGCCCGGCTTTTTAAGTTTTATGGCGCCGGTTTTTGAAAAATTTGGCGGCACCGGCGGGGGATACGCGGCTGATACCACCGAAAAAGTATTGCATACCAGCAATCACATTTTTAACATAAGTCCGGCCGTTTGTTATGAAAGTATCTACGGGGATCATTTGTCGAAATTTAATCGCCAGGGGGCAGATCTTATTGTAGTCATTACTAATGATGGATGGTGGGGCAACACACAGGGTTATAAACAGCATATGCAATACGCCCGGCTACGAGCCATTGAAAGCAGGAAATGGGTAGTACGCAGTGCGAATACGGGCATCAGTTGTTTCATCGACCCTTTTGGGAATGTGATAAAACAACTACCCTGGAACACAAAAGGCATATTAAAACAAACAGTGGCTGCTTTTGTTACTGAAACCTTTTACACCAAACATGGTGATTGGTTATCGAAAATTATAACCCTTTTAACTATCGGATTCTTATTACTTTTATGTTATCAAATGATAAGAAAAAAATCCGCCTGA
- the uvrC gene encoding excinuclease ABC subunit UvrC, giving the protein MTQETFSTIASTIPQEPGIYKYFDDAGKIIYVGKAKNLRKRVSSYFNKTFTTYKTHELVQRIEKIEFTIVNSEPDAFFLENSLIKQFQPKYNINLKDSKSYPYIVIKNENFPRIYLTRQPVADGSEYLGPYTSVFKVRELLEFIKRTVPMRTCSLNLTPKNIEKGKFKVCLEYHLGNCKGPCEGLQTAADYQNNISRIRDLLKGNLTPVIRYFKEEMKQHAEQLEFEKAEQVRKKIEYLEEYYQSRSVVTGIKGGDKDVFSIIKEKSIAYVNYLMVRNGTIVQTQTNKLETHLDEPVEEILAYAISQLRMTFNSHVPEIVVPFEIEYPEADVELVVPKAGDRKKLLELSEKNANYFIEEIKNKDRIKINRNVDHVKVLEQLQLDLHLPELPVHIECFDNSNFQGSYPVSAMVCFRNGVPSKKDYRHFNVKTVQGINDFASMKEAVYRRYKRLSEEKESLPQLVIIDGGKGQLSAALEAIEELELQGTITLVGLAKNVEELFFAGDQESLKLPYNSGSLKLIRFIRDQVHRFGITFHRQKRSKGTFKNELEDIKGIGKNTADQLLKEFRSVKNIKEKTLDELAAVIGNAKAQIVTNYFSNNS; this is encoded by the coding sequence ATGACACAGGAAACATTTTCAACCATAGCATCCACCATACCACAGGAGCCGGGCATTTATAAATATTTTGATGACGCCGGGAAGATCATTTATGTGGGCAAGGCCAAAAACCTGCGCAAACGGGTAAGCTCTTATTTCAATAAAACCTTTACCACTTACAAAACGCATGAGCTGGTGCAGCGTATTGAAAAGATCGAATTCACCATTGTTAACAGTGAGCCCGATGCTTTTTTCCTGGAAAATTCGCTCATCAAACAATTCCAGCCCAAATACAATATCAACCTCAAGGATAGTAAATCCTACCCCTATATCGTCATTAAAAATGAAAACTTCCCGCGCATCTATTTAACCCGCCAGCCGGTTGCCGATGGTTCGGAATATTTGGGGCCTTACACTTCCGTTTTTAAAGTGCGGGAGCTGCTGGAATTCATTAAGCGTACGGTTCCTATGCGTACCTGTTCTCTGAATCTTACTCCAAAAAATATTGAGAAAGGGAAATTCAAAGTATGTCTGGAGTATCATTTGGGCAATTGCAAAGGGCCCTGTGAAGGATTGCAGACGGCAGCAGACTATCAAAATAATATCAGTCGCATCCGTGATCTGCTGAAAGGCAATTTAACGCCGGTGATCCGCTATTTTAAAGAAGAAATGAAACAACATGCGGAACAACTGGAGTTTGAAAAAGCAGAGCAGGTTCGGAAGAAAATTGAATACCTTGAAGAGTACTATCAATCCAGGTCAGTAGTTACCGGCATTAAAGGTGGTGACAAAGATGTATTCTCTATTATTAAAGAAAAATCCATCGCCTATGTCAATTACCTGATGGTCCGGAACGGCACTATCGTGCAAACCCAAACCAACAAACTGGAAACGCACCTGGATGAGCCGGTGGAAGAGATCCTGGCCTATGCCATCAGTCAGCTCCGCATGACCTTCAATAGCCATGTTCCCGAAATTGTGGTACCCTTTGAGATAGAATACCCGGAGGCTGATGTGGAACTGGTGGTGCCCAAAGCCGGCGACCGGAAAAAATTGTTGGAACTTTCCGAAAAAAATGCCAACTATTTTATTGAGGAAATAAAAAACAAGGACCGCATCAAGATCAACCGGAATGTAGATCATGTAAAGGTTTTGGAGCAACTGCAACTGGATCTGCATTTGCCCGAACTGCCGGTGCACATCGAATGCTTTGATAACTCCAATTTCCAGGGAAGCTACCCGGTTTCGGCAATGGTCTGCTTTAGGAACGGAGTGCCCAGTAAAAAAGATTACCGGCATTTTAATGTAAAAACGGTGCAGGGCATTAACGACTTCGCCAGCATGAAGGAAGCCGTGTACCGCCGCTATAAACGCTTATCGGAGGAAAAAGAATCACTGCCGCAACTGGTGATCATCGATGGCGGCAAAGGGCAACTGAGCGCGGCACTTGAAGCCATTGAAGAGCTGGAATTACAGGGAACGATTACCCTGGTGGGGCTGGCAAAAAATGTGGAAGAGCTTTTCTTTGCCGGCGACCAGGAGTCTTTAAAATTGCCTTATAACAGTGGTAGTTTAAAACTGATCCGTTTTATCCGCGACCAGGTGCACCGTTTTGGTATCACTTTTCACCGGCAAAAAAGAAGCAAAGGCACTTTTAAGAACGAGCTGGAGGACATTAAAGGAATTGGCAAAAACACGGCCGATCAATTGTTGAAAGAATTCAGATCCGTGAAAAATATCAAAGAGAAAACATTGGATGAACTGGCCGCCGTTATTGGGAACGCAAAAGCGCAGATAGTCACTAATTATTTTAGTAATAACTCCTGA
- a CDS encoding PDDEXK nuclease domain-containing protein: MKPAAVKYNQLLDNIGLTIEQARQNAFKAVNTGLIKANWEIGRHIVEYEQRGKERAEYGSELLARLSKDLTQRYSKGFGRRNILDMRRFYLTYQKWQAVPAKLSWTHFVTLLGISDDAARSFYEKQAAHENWGYRELERQIDSSLFERLALSKDKKGVLQLSEKGRIVSEPTEAIKDPYVLDFLKIPQSHRMTEKGLEQKIIDNLQLFLLELGKGFAFVARQYKISLRNKHYYIDLVFYHRILKCFVLIDLKIRKVEHGDIGQMNLYLNYFKTEENVEGDNEPIGIILSAEKDEVLVEFATGGISNKIFVSKYQLYLPDKKQLQKNVKAILGSN; this comes from the coding sequence ATGAAACCAGCAGCAGTTAAATACAACCAGTTACTTGATAACATTGGCCTGACTATTGAACAGGCGAGACAAAATGCGTTTAAAGCAGTAAACACCGGATTGATTAAAGCGAATTGGGAAATTGGCAGGCACATAGTGGAATATGAGCAGCGCGGAAAGGAACGGGCAGAGTACGGAAGTGAGCTACTGGCAAGGCTTTCAAAAGATTTAACCCAACGGTACAGTAAAGGATTTGGCAGGCGGAATATTCTTGATATGCGGCGTTTTTACCTTACCTATCAGAAATGGCAGGCAGTGCCTGCCAAATTGAGTTGGACACATTTTGTAACACTGTTGGGCATTTCGGACGATGCTGCACGGAGTTTTTATGAGAAGCAGGCTGCTCATGAAAATTGGGGTTATCGCGAACTGGAAAGACAAATTGATTCCTCCCTGTTTGAACGCCTGGCGTTGAGCAAAGACAAAAAAGGAGTTTTACAACTTTCAGAGAAAGGCCGTATTGTTTCTGAACCAACAGAAGCCATCAAAGATCCGTATGTTTTGGATTTTTTGAAAATACCGCAAAGCCACCGCATGACGGAAAAAGGCCTTGAACAAAAGATCATTGATAATCTTCAATTGTTTTTGCTTGAATTGGGCAAAGGGTTCGCTTTTGTAGCTCGCCAATATAAGATCTCCCTTCGTAATAAGCACTATTACATCGACCTGGTTTTTTACCATCGTATTTTGAAATGTTTTGTGTTGATAGATCTTAAAATAAGAAAAGTGGAGCATGGCGACATCGGGCAAATGAACCTTTACCTCAACTACTTCAAAACAGAAGAAAATGTTGAAGGTGATAATGAACCCATCGGCATCATTCTTTCAGCCGAGAAAGACGAAGTACTGGTTGAATTTGCGACGGGGGGTATTTCCAACAAAATTTTTGTTTCAAAGTACCAACTTTACCTGCCTGACAAGAAACAGTTACAAAAAAATGTAAAAGCGATATTAGGCAGCAACTAA
- a CDS encoding heme-binding domain-containing protein, with protein sequence MLKKILLIVLIVLIGIQFIRPAKNEHSGSFPNAVTAKYPIPASVNSILKRACYDCHSNNTVYPWYNHVQPVYWLLDNHIRNGKRHFNFDDFTTQPAWKQYHKLDEVAEQVKKNNMPLESYTWIHKDAILTDAEKQEIYAWVNTAKTAMEAQYPKDSLVRPKK encoded by the coding sequence ATGTTAAAGAAAATCCTGCTAATTGTTTTAATCGTATTGATCGGCATTCAGTTCATCCGCCCTGCAAAAAATGAGCATTCCGGGAGCTTTCCGAATGCAGTTACTGCTAAATACCCGATACCGGCATCGGTAAACAGTATCTTAAAAAGAGCCTGTTATGATTGCCATAGCAACAATACGGTGTACCCCTGGTATAACCATGTGCAGCCGGTTTATTGGTTGCTGGACAATCATATCAGAAATGGCAAAAGGCATTTTAATTTTGATGATTTTACCACTCAACCTGCGTGGAAGCAATATCATAAACTGGATGAAGTAGCCGAGCAGGTTAAGAAAAACAACATGCCGCTGGAATCCTATACCTGGATCCATAAAGATGCTATTTTGACCGATGCTGAAAAACAAGAGATCTATGCCTGGGTAAATACCGCAAAAACCGCCATGGAAGCGCAGTACCCAAAGGACAGCCTGGTAAGACCGAAGAAATAG